In the Setaria italica strain Yugu1 chromosome VI, Setaria_italica_v2.0, whole genome shotgun sequence genome, one interval contains:
- the LOC101783416 gene encoding stromal cell-derived factor 2-like protein: MAASLLALAVALLVSAGFSGVDRGTAAPVESEGGEVTYGSVIKLMHEKTKHRLHSHDVPYGSGSGQQSVTGFPEGDDSNSYWIIRPTPDSSSKQGDAIETGSIVKLQHMRTRRWLHSHLHASPLSGNLEVSCYGGDELSDTGDYWRLEIEGSGKVWKRDQKIRLRHVDTGGYLHSHNKKYNRLGGGQQEVCGVREKRAENIWLAAEGVYLPVNGSK; the protein is encoded by the exons atGGCCGCGTCCCTGCTCGCGCTCGCCGTGGCTCTCCTGGTCAGCGCCGGATTCAGCGGCGTGGACAGGGGCACAGCGGCCCCCGTGGAGTCAGAGGGCGGCGAG GTGACGTACGGGAGCGTGATCAAGCTGATGCACGAGAAGACGAAGCACCGGCTGCACTCGCACGACGTGCCCTACGGCTCGGGCAGCGGCCAGCAGTCCGTCACAGGATTCCCCGAAGGAGACGACTCCAATAGCTACTGG ATCATAAGGCCTACTCCAGATTCATCGTCTAAGCAAGGTGATGCCATCGAGACTGGTAGCATTGTAAAGTTGCAACACATGAGGACACGGAGGTGGCTGCATAGTCACTTGCACGCTTCACCGTTATCTGGTAACCTTGAG GTTAGCTGTTATGGTGGGGATGAACTATCAGACACTGGTGACTACTGGAG GCTAGAAATAGAAGGAAGCGGAAAAGTATGGAAAAGGGATCAAAAAATAAGGCTTAGGCATGTTGATACTGGAGGTTATCTGCATAGTCACAACAAGAAGTACAATCGCCTTGGTGGTGGGCAGCAAGAG GTCTGCGGTGTCCGAGAGAAGCGAGCCGAGAACATTTGGTTGGCAGCAGAGGGTGTTTATCTCCCGGTTAACGGAAGCAAGTGA
- the LOC101783820 gene encoding NADP-dependent glyceraldehyde-3-phosphate dehydrogenase, with protein MALAGTGVFAEILDGEVYKYYADGEWHVSGSGKSVAIVNPTTRKTQYKVQACTQEEVNKVMDAAKVAQKAWARTPLWKRAELLHKAAAILKEHKAPIAECLVKEIAKPAKDAVSEVVRSGDLVSYTAEEGVRVLGEGKLLVSDSFPGNERNKYCLSSKIPLGVVLAIPPFNYPVNLAVSKIGPALIAGNSLVLKPPTQGAVAALHMVHCFHLAGFPKGLISCVTGKGSEIGDFLTMHPGVNCISFTGGDTGIAISKKAGMVPLQMELGGKDACIVLEDADLDLVAANIVKGGFSYSGQRCTAVKVVLIMESIADAVVQKVNAKLAKLKVGPPEDDSDITPVVTESSANFIEGLVMDAKEKGATFCQEYRREGNLIWPLLLDHVRPDMRIAWEEPFGPVLPVIRINSVEEGIHHCNASNFGLQGCVFTRDINKAILISDAMETGTVQINSAPARGPDHFPFQGLKDSGIGSQGITNSINMMTKVKSTVINLPSPSYTMG; from the exons atggcgctgGCGGGGACGGGGGTGTTCGCGGAGATCCTCGACGGGGAGGTGTACAAGTACTACGCCGACGGGGAGTGGCACGTCTCCGGCTCCGGCAAGTCCGTCGCCATCGTCAACCCCACCACCCGCAAGACGCAGTACAAGGTGCAAG CATGCACCCAGGAGGAGGTGAACAAGGTGATGGACGCGGCCAAGGTCGCGCAGAAGGCGTGGGCCCGGACGCCGCTGTGGAAGCGTGCCGAGCTCCTGCACAAGGCCGCCGCGATCCTCAAGGAGCACAAGGCACCGATCGCCGAGTGCCTTGTCAAGGAGATCGCCAAGCCGGCCAAGGATGCTGTTTCTGAG GTGGTGCGGTCTGGGGATTTGGTGTCCTACACAGCTGAGGAGGGTGTTCGCGTACTGGGGGAGGGCAAGCTGCTGGTTTCTGATAGCTTCCCCGGTAATGAGCGGAACAAGTACTGTCTGAGTTCCAAG ATACCCCTTGGAGTAGTTTTGGCAATCCCGCCATTCAACTATCCTGTCAACCTAGCAGTTTCTAAGATTGGCCCAGCACTAATAGCTGGCAATTCTCTTGTGCTCAAGCCTCCAACTCAG GGTGCAGTGGCTGCACTTCATATGGTACACTGCTTCCACCTGGCTGGTTTCCCGAAAGGCTTGATTAGTTGTGTGACTGGGAAGGGTTCTGAAATAGGTGATTTTCTTACAATGCATCCTGGAGTCAACTGCATAAG TTTTACTGGAGGTGATACTGGTATAGCCATTTCAAAGAAGGCTGGAATGGTCCCTCTTCAGATGGAGCTTGGAGGGAAAGATGCTTGCATTGTGCTAGAGGATGCAGATCTCGATTTAGTTGCTGCAAATATAGTAAAGGGTGGCTTCTCATACAG TGGCCAGAGGTGCACTGCTGTGAAAGTAGTGCTGATCATGGAATCAATAGCCGATGCCGTGGTACAGAAGGTTAACGCCAAGTTGGCAAAACTGAAAGTTGGGCCACCTGAGGACGACTCTGATATCACCCCAGTTGTAACAGAATCCTCAGCCAACTTCATTGAGGGTCTGGTGATGGATGCAAAGGAGAAAGGAGCAACTTTCTGTCAGGAGTACAGGAGAGAGGGCAACCTCATCTGGCCGTTGCTGCTGGATCATGTCCGTCCTGACATGAGGATCGCATGGGAAGAGCCTTTCGGCCCCGTGTTGCCTGTAATCAGGATCAACTCAGTTGAGGAGGGCATCCACCATTGCAACGCCAGCAACTTTGGTCTGCAG GGATGTGTTTTCACAAGAGACATCAACAAGGCAATCCTCATCAGTGATGCAATGGAGACTGGAACCGTTCAGATCAACTCTGCACCTGCTCGTGGACCTGACCATTTCCCCTTCCAG GGTCTGAAGGACAGTGGCATTGGATCCCAGGGGATAACTAACAGCATTAACATGATGACCAAGGTGAAGAGCACTGTCATAAACCTGCCATCACCATCCTACACCATGGGCTGA
- the LOC101784231 gene encoding omega-6 fatty acid desaturase, chloroplastic isoform X1, whose translation MAEDFGFTQIGEELPDSVTLKDVMDTLPKEVFEINDIKAWTSVLISVTSYALGLFFIAKSPWYLLPLAWAWTGTAVTGFFVIGHDCAHKSFSRNKLVEDIVGTLAFMPLIYPYEPWRFKHDRHHAKTNMYAHTCLLIEDTAWQPVWQKEIESSPFLRKAIIFGYGPIRPWMSIAHWLLWHFDLKKFRPNEVPRVKISLACVFAFMSIGWPLIILKSGLAGWFKFWFMPWMVYHFWMSTFTMVHHTAPHIPFKSSEEWNAAQAQLNGTVHCTYPKWIEILCHDINVHVPHHISPRIPSYNLRAAYDSIRQNWGKYVNEANWNWRLMKTILTRCHVYDKERYYVPFDELAPEESQPIKFLRKFMPDYA comes from the exons ATGGCTGAAGATTTTGGGTTCACACAAATTGGAGAAGAACTACCAGATAGCGTCACCCTTAAAGATGTCATGGATACTCTACCTAAAGAG GTATTTGAAATCAATGATATAAAGGCTTGGACATCGGTTTTAATATCAGTCACTTCTTACGCGTTGGGCCTATTTTTCATTGCAAAATCTCCATGGTATCTTCTTCCCTTGGCTTGGGCTTGGACTGGCACAGCAGTGACCGGG TTTTTTGTCATAGGTCATGATTGTGCCCACAAATCATTTTCAAGGAATAAGTTGGTGGAAGATATCGTTGGAACCTTAGCATTCATGCCTTTGATATATCCTTATGAACCGTGGAGATTTAAGCATGACCGACATCATGCCAAGACAAATATGTATGCACATACCTGCTT GTTGATAGAAGATACTGCATGGCAACCTGTTTGGCAAAAGGAAATTGAATCATCACCTTTTCTGAGGAAGGCAATTATTTTTGGCTACGGCCCTATCAGGCCATGGATGTCTATTGCTCACTG GTTGCTTTGGCACTTTGATCTAAAAAAATTCAGACCAAATGAAGTTCCAAGGGTTAAGATAAGCTTAGCATGTGTGTTTGCATTCATGTCGATTGGATGGCCTTTGATCATTCTCAAATCAGGACTGGCTGGATGGTTTAAGTTCTGGTTTATGCCATGGATGGTTTATCATTTTTGG ATGAGCACTTTTACAATGGTACATCACACGGCTCCCCATATACCATTCAAATCCTCGGAAGAGTGGAATGCTGCACAAGCTCAATTAAATGGCACAGTTCATTGTACCTACCCTAAATG GATAGAGATCCTGTGCCATGACATAAATGTACATGTCCCACACCATATTTCTCCAAGAATTCCAAGTTATAACCTTCGTGCTGCCTATGACTCCATCAGACAGAACTGGGGCAAG TATGTCAATGAAGCCAACTGGAACTGGCGATTGATGAAGACGATACTGACTAGATGCCATGTGTACGACAAGGAGAGATACTACGTTCCATTCGACGAGCTCGCTCCTGAGGAATCCCAGCCAATCAAATTCCTTCGGAAGTTCATGCCGGATTATGCATGA
- the LOC101783012 gene encoding probable CCR4-associated factor 1 homolog 6 encodes MTEPSSAGVRVGLEPGHRGSLELGSLTAEHTRLPLSSPLLLQEDSDPIDPPPTSSRLAHRQQPHVTSHGLSPPLTLGLNALHRLRLRLRLRLLPLLLLPLLLLPPPTRAARPLPPTSETLILTVVGTTLPARRSSAPSLPELLDAPAAPMAAPPPAAEGPDAVEIREVWADNLEQEFAVIRDVIDAYPYVAMDTEFPGIVVKPTGSYSCQSDVNYATLQGNVNILKLIQLGLTLSNEAGALPPRGTGGRGCIWQFNFRGFDPRTDPSSSISIDLLRRSGIDFDRFAAEGVDSTRFSELMMTSGLVLSDSVQWVTFHSGHDFGYLLRLLTGREMPNTLDEFLELTKTFFPVMYDVKHLMRFCSGLYGGLSKLGELLKVERVGTSHQAGSDSLLTLWCFLKVKNLYLKESVKLYDGLLFGLIPGEGVIG; translated from the coding sequence ATGACCGAGCCGAGCTCGGCTGGGGTTCGTGTCGGGCTCGAGCCTGGGCACCGGGGCTCGCTCGAGCTCGGCTCGTTGACAGCCGAGCACACCCGCCTTCCGCTTTcctctccccttcttctccaggAGGACTCCGACCCGATAGATCCGCCCCCCACGTCTTCTCGCCTCGCACATCGGCAGCAACCGCACGTCACCTCCCATGGGCTCTCGCCGCCTCTGACACTGGGGCTCAACGCCCTCCAccgtctccgcctccgcctccgcctccgcctcctccccctcctcctccttcccctcctcttATTGCCTCCACcgacccgcgccgcccgccccctccCGCCGACATCGGAAACCTTAATCCTAACTGTTGTCGGAACCACCTTGCCGGCTCGCCGCTCCTCCGCCCCAAGCCTCCCCGAGCTCTTGGATGCGCCTGCTGCTCCGATGGCtgcccctccgcccgccgcagAGGGCCCCGACGCCGTGGAGATCCGCGAGGTCTGGGCGGATAACCTGGAGCAGGAGTTCGCGGTGATCCGCGACGTCATCGATGCGTACCCGTACGTCGCCATGGACACGGAGTTCCCCGGCATCGTGGTGAAGCCGACCGGCAGCTACTCCTGCCAGAGCGACGTCAACTACGCCACCCTCCAGGGCAACGTCAACATTCTCAAGCTCATCCAGCTTGGCCTCACCCTCTCCAACGAGGCCGGCGCGCTCCCGCCGCGCGGCACGGGGGGGCGGGGCTGCATCTGGCAGTTCAACTTCCGGGGCTTCGACCCGCGCACCGACCCCTCCAGCAGCATCTCCATCGACCTACTCCGCCGCAGCGGGATCGACTTCGACCGCTTCGCTGCGGAGGGGGTCGACTCCACTCGCTTTTCCGAGCTGATGATGACGTCCGGGCTCGTGCTCAGCGACAGTGTCCAGTGGGTCACCTTCCACAGCGGGCACGACTTCGGCTACCTGCTCAGGCTGCTCACCGGCCGGGAAATGCCGAACACCTTGGATGAGTTCCTGGAGCTCACCAAGACCTTCTTCCCGGTGATGTACGACGTCAAGCATCTCATGAGGTTCTGTAGTGGCCTATATGGCGGGCTGAGCAAACTTGGGGAGCTGCTCAAAGTCGAGCGAGTTGGGACCAGCCACCAGGCTGGTTCTGATTCACTGCTGACCCTGTGGTGCTTCTTGAAGGTCAAGAATTTGTACTTGAAGGAATCTGTCAAGCTGTATGATGGTTTGTTGTTTGGGCTTATTCCAGGGGAAGGGGTGATTGGGTGA
- the LOC101784231 gene encoding omega-6 fatty acid desaturase, chloroplastic isoform X2 → MAEDFGFTQIGEELPDSVTLKDVMDTLPKEVFEINDIKAWTSVLISVTSYALGLFFIAKSPWYLLPLAWAWTGTAVTGFFVIGHDCAHKSFSRNKLVEDIVGTLAFMPLIYPYEPWRFKHDRHHAKTNMLIEDTAWQPVWQKEIESSPFLRKAIIFGYGPIRPWMSIAHWLLWHFDLKKFRPNEVPRVKISLACVFAFMSIGWPLIILKSGLAGWFKFWFMPWMVYHFWMSTFTMVHHTAPHIPFKSSEEWNAAQAQLNGTVHCTYPKWIEILCHDINVHVPHHISPRIPSYNLRAAYDSIRQNWGKYVNEANWNWRLMKTILTRCHVYDKERYYVPFDELAPEESQPIKFLRKFMPDYA, encoded by the exons ATGGCTGAAGATTTTGGGTTCACACAAATTGGAGAAGAACTACCAGATAGCGTCACCCTTAAAGATGTCATGGATACTCTACCTAAAGAG GTATTTGAAATCAATGATATAAAGGCTTGGACATCGGTTTTAATATCAGTCACTTCTTACGCGTTGGGCCTATTTTTCATTGCAAAATCTCCATGGTATCTTCTTCCCTTGGCTTGGGCTTGGACTGGCACAGCAGTGACCGGG TTTTTTGTCATAGGTCATGATTGTGCCCACAAATCATTTTCAAGGAATAAGTTGGTGGAAGATATCGTTGGAACCTTAGCATTCATGCCTTTGATATATCCTTATGAACCGTGGAGATTTAAGCATGACCGACATCATGCCAAGACAAATAT GTTGATAGAAGATACTGCATGGCAACCTGTTTGGCAAAAGGAAATTGAATCATCACCTTTTCTGAGGAAGGCAATTATTTTTGGCTACGGCCCTATCAGGCCATGGATGTCTATTGCTCACTG GTTGCTTTGGCACTTTGATCTAAAAAAATTCAGACCAAATGAAGTTCCAAGGGTTAAGATAAGCTTAGCATGTGTGTTTGCATTCATGTCGATTGGATGGCCTTTGATCATTCTCAAATCAGGACTGGCTGGATGGTTTAAGTTCTGGTTTATGCCATGGATGGTTTATCATTTTTGG ATGAGCACTTTTACAATGGTACATCACACGGCTCCCCATATACCATTCAAATCCTCGGAAGAGTGGAATGCTGCACAAGCTCAATTAAATGGCACAGTTCATTGTACCTACCCTAAATG GATAGAGATCCTGTGCCATGACATAAATGTACATGTCCCACACCATATTTCTCCAAGAATTCCAAGTTATAACCTTCGTGCTGCCTATGACTCCATCAGACAGAACTGGGGCAAG TATGTCAATGAAGCCAACTGGAACTGGCGATTGATGAAGACGATACTGACTAGATGCCATGTGTACGACAAGGAGAGATACTACGTTCCATTCGACGAGCTCGCTCCTGAGGAATCCCAGCCAATCAAATTCCTTCGGAAGTTCATGCCGGATTATGCATGA